The following are encoded together in the Lactuca sativa cultivar Salinas chromosome 1, Lsat_Salinas_v11, whole genome shotgun sequence genome:
- the LOC111896924 gene encoding UDP-glycosyltransferase 75C1 translates to MNNYHFLLVSLPHKSHINPTFRLATKLTRAGARVTLATTINGLKTLPSVPGLSYHFFSDGGAAGKPNYLQEIKLAGLSNLKELLITKAKEGQKVDFLIYGICLPWVAEVARELQVPSALFFIQSAASFSVVYHLFRSDGGVGNSNIDPSGTVKIPGLPLLRYSEVPSFLLTTHALAVVFQEHIEILEKHPDSFILINSFNALEEDSIEAIPDHRNIYTVGPLVSGDTEEPFVSDTFQDSDRETYLRWLDTKPEKSVVYVSFGSLLKLQKNQKEEIFQGLIEFGHPFLWVIRHNGENDEEEVMRYTAEGGGLIVRWCSQVEVLNHVAIGCFVTHCGWNSTLESVVSGVPMVGCPQNADQKLNAKMVEEVWGNGVKAVADGEDVVGREEMKRCLAVVMGGGEIKRNSEILKSMAMEATVEGGSSHTNLNRFFETLKRVS, encoded by the coding sequence ATGAACAACTATCATTTCCTTCTTGTATCTTTACCACACAAAAGCCACATCAACCCCACTTTCCGACTAGCCACCAAACTAACGCGCGCCGGTGCTCGAGTCACCCTGGCCACCACCATCAATGGCCTCAAAACCCTCCCTTCAGTCCCCGGCCTATCTTACCATTTCTTCTCCGACGGAGGTGCTGCCGGAAAACCAAACTACCTTCAAGAAATCAAGCTCGCTGGGTTAAGTAACCTCAAAGAACTCTTGATAACAAAAGCTAAAGAGGGTCAAAAGGTGGATTTCTTAATCTATGGCATCTGCCTTCCATGGGTGGCAGAGGTGGCACGTGAACTTCAGGTGCCGTCAGCTTTATTCTTTATCCAGTCCGCAGCTTCTTTTTCGGTGGTTTATCATCTCTTCAGAAGTGATGGAGGGGTAGGAAATTCCAATATTGACCCTTCTGGTACAGTAAAAATACCAGGATTGCCCTTGTTAAGATACAGTGAAGTCCCTTCTTTTCTACTAACCACCCATGCGTTGGCTGTCGTTTTCCAAGAACACATAGAAATCCTAGAAAAACACCCAGATTCATTCATACTAATCAACAGTTTTAACGCCTTAGAAGAAGATTCGATTGAAGCAATACCTGATCATAGAAACATTTACACCGTCGGACCTTTAGTTTCCGGTGACACGGAGGAGCCGTTCGTCAGCGATACTTTTCAAGATTCCGATCGAGAGACATATCTCCGATGGCTAGACACAAAACCTGAGAAATCGGTGGTTTACGTTTCATTCGGAAGCTTATTGAAATTACAGAAAAATCAAAAGGAGGAGATATTTCAAGGATTAATCGAATTTGGTCACCCGTTTTTGTGGGTCATACGTCATAACGGGGAGAACGATGAAGAAGAAGTGATGCGTTACACGGCGGAAGGCGGTGGGTTGATAGTGAGATGGTGTTCGCAGGTGGAGGTGTTAAACCACGTTGCGATTGGGTGTTTCGTGACGCATTGTGGATGGAACTCAACACTGGAGAGCGTGGTCAGTGGGGTGCCGATGGTTGGGTGTCCACAGAATGCTGATCAGAAGCTGAATGCAAAGATGGTGGAGGAAGTGTGGGGGAATGGGGTGAAGGCGGTGGCGGACGGTGAAGATGTGGTGGGGAGGGAAGAGATGAAGAGGTGTCTGGCGGTGGTGATGGGAGGTGGAGAGATAAAGAGGAACAGTGAGATATTGAAAAGCATGGCCATGGAGGCCACTGTTGAGGGAGGATCTTCACATACAAATTTAAATCGATTCTTCGAAACCTTAAAACGTGTTTCATAA
- the LOC111896965 gene encoding receptor-like kinase TMK4, whose translation MAYHNSRHLRLLCLTFFLLLSFTAADDAAVMQSFAKTLSPAPTTWTGTDFCTWEGINCDKSNRVTSINIASKSLTGTLPPDINQLSQLKSLAVQRNFLSGDLPTLANLTLLEQVTLDTNNFTSIPPDFFLGLNNLQNFSISFNSDLSSWVLPETLSQNTNLQSFLASNAKITGTIPDIFGSLLNLQNLRLSNNNLTGNLPPSFGGSQIQNLWLNNQLQGLSGTLDVLSSMNQLSQAWLQVNTFTGAIPDLSNCTILFDLQLRDNQLTGLVPQSLMSLPKLENVAIQNNKLQGPLPVFQPRVHSELGTDTNSFCLSTPGPCDPQVTSLLDVAGALGYPMSLAQSWKDNDACKGWIFITCDSSGKNVTSVSFGKQKFSGTISPSFAKLTSLRSISLNDNNLMGPIPKVLTSLPNLQLLDVSNNNLSGDIPVFPNGVRFTDGGNPLLGTGGPSRTPGSGSGPTNTTGTQSGTTKGVSAGMIVGIVIGVLVFVVIILFVSYKCYIKKRNQKQVGNQEKGKDLVKNDHVGVVVDKLHTEGSGDKEMSVFEGGNVVISIQVLRQVTGNFNEENILGRGGFGVVYKGELHDGTKIAVKRMESGVMGTKGLKEFQAEIAVLTKVRHRHLVALLGYCINGNERLLVYEYMPQGTLSQHLFEWRGNNGNPLNWKQRVSIALDVGRGVEYLHSLAQQSFIHRDLKPSNILLGDDMRAKVADFGLVKSAPDGKHSLETKLAGTFGYLAPEYAATGRVTTKVDVYAFGVVLMELITGRKALDETLPEDKSHLVTWFRRAISSKQDIIKSMDQTLENDNEETLESIFKVAELAGHCTARDPYQRPDMGHAVNVLGPLVERWKPSRTEEEEEGIDLHMSLPQVLERWQADEGTSRMFGDDSFSQTVSSVPSMPSGIGDTFDSMNCR comes from the exons ATGGCATATCACAACTCCCGTCACCTGCGCCTGCTCTGTCTCACTTTCTTCCTTCTCCTCTCTTTCACGGCCGCCGATGACGCAGCCGTAATGCAAAGCTTCGCCAAAACCCTCTCCCCGGCGCCAACCACCTGGACTGGTACTGATTTCTGTACATGGGAGGGAATAAACTGTGATAAGTCCAACCGTGTTACATCCATAAACATAGCTTCCAAATCCCTCACCGGAACCCTACCCCCAGACATCAACCAACTTTCCCAACTCAAAAGCCTCGCCGTCCAACGCAACTTCCTCTCCGGCGACTTACCTACCTTGGCCAACCTCACCCTCCTCGAACAAGTTACCCTCGACACCAATAATTTCACCTCCATCCCACCGGATTTCTTTTTGGGCCTCAATAATTTACAAAACTTCAGCATCTCTTTCAACTCAGATCTGTCTTCCTGGGTTCTCCCTGAAACTCTCTCTCAGAACACTAACTTACAAAGTTTTCTGGCGAGCAACGCCAAAATAACAGGCACCATACCGGACATCTTCGGCAGTTTACTCAATTTGCAGAATCTCCGGTTATCCAACAACAACCTCACCGGAAACCTACCTCCGAGTTTCGGCGGTTCACAAATTCAAAATCTCTGGCTCAACAACCAACTACAAGGACTCTCCGGTACGCTTGATGTCCTCTCTTCAATGAATCAACTCAGTCAAGCATGGTTACAAGTTAACACTTTCACCGGAGCAATCCCAGATCTTTCAAATTGTACTATCTTATTCGATCTACAACTCCGAGACAACCAGTTAACAGGTTTAGTTCCTCAATCATTAATGTCCCTCCCTAAACTCGAAAACGTCGCTATACAAAACAACAAATTACAAGGTCCATTACCTGTATTTCAACCACGAGTTCATTCCGAATTAGGAACCGATACCAATTCCTTCTGTTTATCCACCCCCGGACCTTGCGACCCACAAGTGACGTCACTCCTTGACGTCGCCGGAGCTTTAGGGTACCCAATGTCACTCGCACAATCATGGAAAGACAACGATGCTTGCAAAGGATGGATTTTCATCACCTGTGACTCTTCCGGGAAGAACGTGACATCTGTAAGCTTTGGAAAACAGAAATTCTCAGGTACTATTTCCCCATCTTTTGCGAAACTGACATCATTAAGGAGTATCTCATTGAACGATAACAATCTCATGGGTCCAATTCCTAAAGTATTAACATCTTTACCCAACCTGCAACTTCTTGATGTCTCCAACAATAATTTATCCGGTGATATACCGGTTTTCCCAAACGGGGTGAGGTTTACAGATGGTGGTAATCCACTATTAGGTACAGGTGGCCCTAGCAGGACACCTGGATCCGGATCGGGTCCCACCAACACAACCGGGACCCAATCCGGGACCACAAAAGGGGTTTCAGCTGGTATGATTGTTGGGATTGTGATTGGTGTTCTTGTTTTTGTTGTGATTATACTCTTTGTATCATATAAATGTTACATCAAGAAACGAAACCAAAAACAGGTTGGAAATCAAGAAAAGGGTAAAGATTTGGTTAAAAATGACCATGTTGGTGTTGTAGTTGATAAATTACATACCGAGGGTAGTGGGGATAAGGAAATGTCTGTTTTTGAAGGGGGTAATGTTGTAATTTCGATTCAAGTTCTCAGACAAGTGACTGGTAATTTTAATGAAGAGAACATATTAGGAAGAGGTGGATTTGGGGTTGTTTACAAAGGGGAATTACATGATGGGACTAAAATTGCAGTTAAAAGAATGGAATCGGGTGTAATGGGGACAAAAGGGTTAAAAGAATTTCAAGCTGAAATTGCTGTTTTAACAAAAGTTAGACATAGGCATCTTGTAGCTCTTCTTGGATACTGTATTAATGGAAATGAAAGGCTTTTGGTTTATGAGTATATGCCACAAGGGACTTTAAGTCAACATTTGTTTGAATGGAGGGGTAATAACGGAAATCCACTTAATTGGAAACAAAGGGTTTCAATTGCTTTGGATGTTGGAAGAGGGGTTGAGTATTTACATAGTTTAGCTCAACAAAGTTTTATTCATAGAGATTTAAAGCCTTCTAATATTCTTCTTGGAGATGATATGAGAGCTAAAGTTGCTGATTTTGGTTTGGTCAAAAGTGCCCCTGATGGGAAACATTCTCTTGAGACAAAATTAGCAGGAACTTTTGGCTATCTTGCCCCTGAATATGCCG CAACGGGAAGAGTGACTACAAAAGTGGATGTTTATGCATTTGGAGTTGTGTTAATGGAGTTAATCACAGGGAGAAAAGCCCTAGATGAAACATTACCAGAGGACAAAAGCCATTTAGTGACATGGTTTCGAAGGGCAATTTCGTCCAAACAAGacataataaaatccatggatcaAACACTTGAGAATGATAACGAAGAAACCCTAGAAAGCATTTTCAAAGTTGCTGAGCTGGCGGGTCATTGTACTGCACGGGACCCGTATCAAAGACCGGACATGGGCCATGCGGTTAATGTGTTG